Proteins from a single region of Syntrophales bacterium:
- a CDS encoding YgcG family protein: protein MRKAARFLLIPVLVLLLAAVAAAADVPYLSGRVTDNAEILSPETRRSLTEQLKRHEAQTSNQVAVLTVPTIGEESIEDYAVRVFEAWKLGQKGKDNGVLIIVVPNDRRMRIEVGYGLEGTLTDGLAGRIIRNDMTPRFKEGDYNGGIEAGVKSVISLLEGGKAPEAGETTGASEKPAKSGFHLEEPDLSITERILFGAFIFGIIGLFTVIGVLTPGVGWFLYFFLIPFWATFPIVVVGTTGTLYLLMAYAVGFPLAKILISRTKRFKEIKKSFETKGGANIGGMWVTSGGSGGGSSFSSGGGFSGGGGSSGGGGASGSW, encoded by the coding sequence ATGAGAAAAGCCGCGCGGTTCCTGCTGATTCCGGTCCTGGTCCTGCTCCTGGCGGCGGTCGCCGCGGCCGCGGACGTCCCTTACCTCTCCGGCCGCGTGACCGACAATGCGGAGATTCTCTCGCCGGAGACGCGCCGCTCGCTGACCGAACAGCTGAAGAGACACGAGGCGCAAACGAGCAACCAGGTCGCCGTGCTCACCGTTCCCACGATCGGGGAAGAGAGCATCGAGGACTATGCCGTCCGGGTCTTCGAGGCATGGAAGCTCGGACAGAAAGGGAAGGACAACGGTGTCCTGATCATCGTCGTGCCGAACGACCGGCGCATGCGGATCGAGGTCGGGTACGGCCTCGAAGGTACGCTCACCGACGGCCTGGCCGGCCGGATCATCCGCAACGACATGACGCCGCGCTTCAAGGAGGGGGATTACAACGGCGGCATCGAGGCGGGCGTAAAAAGCGTCATCAGCCTGCTGGAGGGGGGCAAGGCGCCGGAGGCCGGAGAGACGACGGGCGCAAGCGAAAAGCCCGCCAAGTCCGGATTCCACTTGGAGGAGCCGGACCTGTCGATCACCGAGCGGATCCTCTTCGGCGCGTTCATCTTCGGCATCATCGGTCTGTTCACGGTGATCGGCGTCCTGACGCCCGGGGTCGGCTGGTTCCTCTACTTCTTCCTGATCCCGTTCTGGGCAACGTTTCCGATTGTCGTCGTCGGCACCACGGGCACGCTCTACCTGCTGATGGCCTATGCCGTCGGGTTCCCCCTCGCCAAGATCCTGATCTCCCGGACAAAACGGTTCAAGGAAATCAAGAAGAGCTTCGAGACCAAGGGGGGCGCCAACATCGGCGGGATGTGGGTCACGTCGGGAGGCTCCGGCGGAGGGTCGAGCTTCTCCAGCGGTGGTGGCTTTTCGGGCGGAGGAGGCTCCTCCGGCGGCGGCGGCGCATCCGGAAGCTGGTAA
- a CDS encoding LEA type 2 family protein gives MDALKKNRRTTHQGLWLLLLVLSTCLTSCLGWLMEAPSFVLRDINITPTSSSGWNLVLGLDVENPNRFDLTLTAAEFRIFLNGEEAGTGRLEREVLLPSSSKTKVNIMIAARFKNLGGSLKSVIAGHELAYKMEGNASIKAFFGSRRFLFSKEGRT, from the coding sequence ATGGATGCCCTGAAAAAGAACAGGCGGACGACCCATCAGGGCTTGTGGCTCCTCCTGCTTGTCCTGTCCACGTGTCTCACATCCTGCCTGGGCTGGCTCATGGAGGCCCCTTCCTTCGTCCTCCGTGACATCAACATCACCCCGACATCTTCCTCGGGATGGAACCTCGTCCTCGGTCTCGACGTTGAGAATCCGAACCGTTTCGATCTGACGCTCACCGCCGCCGAATTCAGGATTTTCCTCAACGGCGAAGAGGCCGGAACCGGTCGCCTGGAACGGGAGGTGCTTCTCCCTTCTTCATCCAAAACAAAGGTGAACATCATGATTGCCGCCCGTTTCAAGAACCTGGGCGGCAGCCTGAAGTCCGTCATCGCGGGACACGAACTGGCTTACAAAATGGAAGGGAATGCCTCCATCAAGGCGTTCTTCGGGAGCCGCCGTTTTCTCTTCTCAAAGGAAGGACGCACCTGA
- a CDS encoding response regulator transcription factor — translation MSIKVMVVDDHDIVREGLRQILEISSDVKVIGEARNGLDCLEQLDHLSPDIIFMDIQMPGISGIETTRLARKKKPGVRVIILTIYHDAEFVTEAIQAGAIGYVLKTVGKDELHKIIRHVMDNHAFIDPLVTSSVIDEIKRDGKVVEKAEKPIFTKRELEVMSGLVAGQTDRTIAAVLNISAHTVRSHIKNIFQKLGVGTKSQAVAAILRERIITE, via the coding sequence ATGAGCATCAAGGTAATGGTTGTCGACGACCACGACATCGTCCGGGAAGGATTGAGGCAGATCCTGGAAATTTCGTCCGACGTGAAGGTGATCGGCGAGGCCAGAAACGGACTGGACTGCCTGGAGCAGCTCGACCACCTCTCCCCCGACATCATCTTCATGGACATCCAGATGCCGGGCATCAGCGGCATCGAGACTACCAGGCTGGCACGCAAAAAGAAGCCCGGCGTGCGGGTCATCATCCTGACCATTTACCACGACGCGGAATTCGTAACGGAAGCGATCCAGGCGGGAGCGATCGGCTACGTGCTGAAGACGGTCGGCAAGGACGAACTGCACAAGATCATCCGCCATGTCATGGACAACCACGCCTTTATCGATCCCCTGGTGACCTCCTCCGTGATCGATGAGATCAAAAGGGACGGAAAGGTGGTAGAAAAAGCCGAGAAGCCGATCTTCACGAAACGGGAGCTGGAGGTCATGAGCGGGCTTGTCGCCGGACAGACGGATCGGACGATCGCCGCAGTATTGAATATTTCGGCGCACACGGTCCGATCCCACATCAAGAACATTTTCCAGAAACTGGGAGTCGGCACAAAATCCCAGGCCGTGGCGGCGATCCTCCGCGAAAGGATCATCACGGAATGA